A region from the Beduinella massiliensis genome encodes:
- the cas5c gene encoding type I-C CRISPR-associated protein Cas5c — protein sequence MGYGIRMEVWGDFALFSRPEMKVERVTYDVITPSAARGLLEAIYWHPGMKWRIDRIWVCAPIRYANIRRNEVASKLLASSVRAAMVGTGPLPVLDRGKDIQQRASLLLRDVRYVIEAHFDMTDRAGAEDTPEKFYAIACNRLRAGKCFHTPYFGCREFPAKFRLFEGDEPPVHPDFAGQERDFGFMLYDMDYTRPDRITPTFFRCVMRDGVIDLTDCEVVR from the coding sequence ATGGGCTATGGAATCCGCATGGAGGTCTGGGGCGATTTCGCCCTCTTCAGCCGGCCGGAGATGAAGGTGGAGCGCGTGACGTACGACGTGATCACGCCCTCCGCCGCGCGCGGCCTGCTGGAAGCCATATATTGGCATCCTGGGATGAAATGGAGGATCGACCGCATCTGGGTGTGCGCGCCCATCCGCTACGCGAACATCCGCCGAAACGAGGTGGCCAGCAAGCTTTTGGCCTCTTCGGTTCGCGCCGCGATGGTGGGCACGGGGCCGCTGCCGGTGCTGGACAGGGGAAAGGACATTCAGCAGCGCGCCTCGCTGCTGCTGCGCGACGTGCGCTACGTGATCGAGGCGCACTTTGACATGACGGACAGGGCGGGTGCGGAGGACACGCCGGAAAAGTTTTACGCCATCGCCTGCAACCGCCTGCGCGCGGGCAAGTGCTTTCACACCCCCTACTTCGGCTGCCGGGAGTTCCCGGCGAAGTTCCGCCTCTTCGAGGGGGACGAGCCGCCCGTGCATCCGGACTTCGCCGGGCAGGAGCGGGATTTCGGCTTCATGCTCTACGACATGGATTACACGAGGCCCGACCGCATCACGCCGACGTTCTTCCGGTGCGTCATGCGGGACGGCGTGATCGACCTGACGGACTGCGAGGTGGTACGATGA